GAAGTCCTCGAAACAAGAACCGCACAGCGTGAATGCGCTAAACAGTGTGGTGAATCGCCGAACGGTGCCGAGTACAGCACCAGCATAGCGCACAAGGTGTTCATATCTGCCTCACAATATTGAGACTAAATTTGCACAGCGACAAGAATCGACACCAGACGGCTCAATTCGGTAAGTGTACCACAATCATAGACGGTATGGTTATTTCCTAGAAGGAACTGCACGGTCGGACCAGCTGTCGCTTCTTCTAACCCTAACTCAAGTCCACGTGGGATGCCTTGCGGCTTGCTTTCCACTTCTTGCACGGTTTGGCCAGTTGCCTCCTCAACAACAACCTCCAGCTCACGTAGCTTCAAGGTTGCAGCAACAAAGGAAGACCGCCAGTGTTTTTCAGAAACAGTACAAGGCATCGTGGAGTAACCATCGATCTTGCACTTCGAGGCAGCAGCTTCGTAGCTCTGTTTGCTTCTGTAACTGTTACCATCTGCCCCTTTTGATGCAGTGGGCTTCACTTCGTCCCACATTCGCACGAGGTTGTTCATATCACGGGATGAGGGTCCACGTGTGCTGTTGGCGCCCGACTCGACAGTAGCATCGCAAGTAATCTCCTCCTTTAATTTGTGGTCAGGTGGTTCAATAGGAGATACGCTCCTGTCACAATTTTGGCTGAATGGAAGGTGATGGTTTTCATCAGGATTCCTGCAGTGAGTACTCAATACTGTGCTCAAACCCCTCGCACTTTTCGCTGCTTCTGACTTTACTTCCTCGGCCAATTCCATTGCTCTCCTTCCTAGTGATTTGTTGCCCTCAACCATTTTGGAGAGTTGATCGACTCTCTCCTGAACCTTTTCGATGTGCTCCTTGAGACGGCACAATGCTCTTGCAGCTGGGAGTTTAAGGTCATTGCGATACCTATATCCAGTGTCGGCTGTCGGCTGCTGGTCATCTAAAGCCATCACGGCCATTGTGAGGCACAGTTTAACAAAAGCGGGAACCACTAACGCGGCTCCGTACCCCAACGTGTTGAGTATTTCTCTGCTATCAGAAGGTGATGCCATGCATAAAgcccctttctctttgcaGTCGGAGGGAGAATACTATGGGTACAAAAACAGCGTGACGAGTGTGGCTGCCGAGATAAGAAGCATTGAATTTTAGCGCTTGACTGgagattattattattattatttccacagTAACCCCTTACATCATTCCATGAACGCCAAAACCCCAAGGAAGGCGCTTCTACATGGGTTGGACCTGTTATCGACATCTGCCAAGGGccatgcacacaaaaaacaatgtaAGGATGGTGTTGACCTTAAGCCAGGTCACCAGCAGGTTGATGACCTCTGACTGGttgctttccccctcctgaCAAAGAAACCCGCTGATATATCTGGTGAGTAAATACTGGTACTCAAATACAGAGCCGAATCTGATCACTCATACACACGCTGCAGTGCGAGGGACAACACGCCACTTATATGTAGGTGCAACAATCATATCAATATTGGAAACGCAGACGCATAATCGTGAGCACCGTGTGGTTCACAGACCACACCACCGTCGCGGGCAAGTGGGGCGAAAAATTACTCCTGCTACCAAAACACATGgaaaactcacaaaaaatGACGAGAATCAACTGGTACACGAGACACTAAAATCCCGTTGAGAAACCAACGTATTTTACACCGTCGTTGATCTTgccattttttcccctgcgtAATCAACGGATATTATGCGGCTTCCGAACAATGAAGAAACCGCTAGGTCAAGTGAGGAAAAGCGACCACTCCATGGTGTGCGAACACGAGTAATACGCTTAAAAGACATTCTAAAGATGTTCCTGTACGCTGGTGCAACCACTGAATGGCATCCCCCAGAAACGACCAACACAAGTAAGCGCAACACGCTAGGTTAAACACAATGATGTATCTAGAGGTGGACAAAACGACGTTTACTTACCAGAACCGCCGAGGCTCGCATCTCTCTTCACCACTGTGTCGAGTGACTCACAGACCACGTCTTTGAAATACAGACGGTAAGTCTCAAAATACATATAACATCTTCCGTTGACAATTCTCAGTATAACAGCTGCATCGGCGGTACATCtgagagtttttttttttcgtaactCAGAAGGGAGCCACCGAAGCAACAGTATAAGCATTGTATAGAATACGGTGAACACCGAATAGACAATTCActacaggggaaaaaatatattgtgAACACACCTTCGGGTGTACAATATGTAGTGGGAATCCAACCGAAAGGACAAACATTAACATATCATCCTCCCTTGTAAGCACAATGAAGCTACCAAATAAAGTGTTGACTAACCAATGAGAAAACTAACGGATAATTCGCAGCCGCAAACCGTTCACATTTATTTTCAGACATTTACATCTTACCGGCAGTCCCTTTTCTAATTAGTAAACGGTGCACTCATAACGTCACACACTTTCCCTCCCTGTGCTATCGAAGGATGCTCTGCTCCCCCTTTGTTTCAGCGACTGACGGCTGCAGCGATAAAGCATTACAAGCTCTTCAAAGACATGAAGAAATCGTTATCGTAGTCATTCGACTTGCACATCAATGCACATGTTGGGCGTGTTTCGTCCTTTACGCAGAGATGTTGTTTACAGTTTCGAAGTGACACTCTTTTGCTGTGCACAGCCGAAGTGACTACATATTTTCTGCACATAACGAACTGGATTATTCGTGCATTTGGTTCAATTGTCACTGCTATTCGACCAATAGCCAAGCAACATACAGGAGTCTATGCGTTCTATGGATTACTCAGGACGCATATGCACATATATTTGTGACCGATATAGACAAAACATCGTACCGGCATTAGGAATACGGATTGTTCTTGAGGTGCAGACCCCTTTTCGTCAGGTTTGACCTTGTGTGGCCGCCATGTACagttattatttcctttggGAGACAGAAGCCCCCCTTTCATTGGCACTGAGCTtcgcataaaaaaaaaggtttagTCGGTGCGTATTGACGCTTCAAATGTACTACAGTATATCATCAATCACCGCAAATACAGGAACCGTTCGTAACTTGCATTTCCAAATGCCCACGTTCGACAATTCGGATCATCTGAGTCATCTTGTTGACagtcctttttattttgcagATACGCGAAGTATGCTAGTGTAGAAAACACCGTTGCGAAATGTAATATTTCTTAACAGACCGATTTCAGCACGCGTGACAATCCTGCATGCGTGAGTTCAAATTCCGTCGGCGCAACCACCGGATGTTTGGATCAAGCTGTGTTCAGTAGCTACCGCGAAGAGACGAcaacttttttcttgtgagATCGAAAGCTTCCAGCAGCCACCAGCCCCTGGTCGGTACTCGTTCTCAGGGGAAGAAAATCCCAAGTATAGCAGGGACTGTCTGCTAGAGAAGAAGGAATTTCCCTCAAATAAACACACCTGAAGCATATCGTACTCCAACGGGATATGTACCATCAGGACACAGATTCAAATTTGAGGTAGGAAACCATCAATTCCACCAATTACTTGGTGGGAGTTCAGTGTGAAGCGAAACAAAATCGACTGCATTCGTACCGCATCACCGCCTAGACAGTGAAAGTTACGACATACCTGCTTGTTATTCTTCGTATActtctgcttcttttccAGAGGCCGCACTATTC
This is a stretch of genomic DNA from Trypanosoma brucei gambiense DAL972 chromosome 2, complete sequence. It encodes these proteins:
- a CDS encoding T. brucei spp.-specific protein encodes the protein MASPSDSREILNTLGYGAALVVPAFVKLCLTMAVMALDDQQPTADTGYRYRNDLKLPAARALCRLKEHIEKVQERVDQLSKMVEGNKSLGRRAMELAEEVKSEAAKSARGLSTVLSTHCRNPDENHHLPFSQNCDRSVSPIEPPDHKLKEEITCDATVESGANSTRGPSSRDMNNLVRMWDEVKPTASKGADGNSYRSKQSYEAAASKCKIDGYSTMPCTVSEKHWRSSFVAATLKLRELEVVVEEATGQTVQEVESKPQGIPRGLELGLEEATAGPTVQFLLGNNHTVYDCGTLTELSRLVSILVAVQI